Proteins found in one Aspergillus puulaauensis MK2 DNA, chromosome 8, nearly complete sequence genomic segment:
- a CDS encoding fungal specific transcription factor domain-containing protein (COG:K;~EggNog:ENOG410PKDN;~InterPro:IPR007219;~PFAM:PF04082;~TransMembrane:1 (o461-482i);~go_function: GO:0003677 - DNA binding [Evidence IEA];~go_function: GO:0008270 - zinc ion binding [Evidence IEA];~go_process: GO:0006351 - transcription, DNA-templated [Evidence IEA]), whose product MNLKERLDERQRSDIEASHAYIQSHLPLRFSSSNEPQASESNLPLSTHTYVGTASDTHFFNTIKHAMSANLETSKYRPDTERYDQPDSLRGIPRIRKPLKLPSAKLCHQYLDIFFSTIHCAFPFLSRSTVEERLERISADGASDIDPSWTAQLSFLFAIGACYTSLTESARLDDIPHQQYFAQGLLFFDEMYSNSSLQNVSLILTQCFYLLATCQTDRAWNILGLAIRMAQSLGLHVGASQWGTVEEINPQVQEERRRVWFSLYILDRLLALQLGRPVGIQQADFHVELASRAEDIRRINSQYSDEPGVASSMDYFLSLIEFSHIVGRVNTELYQPVEAELSSKKLLFSTASLDWDLVQWKDHLPHHLRFDLGHTLERSLVFRRQRNMFAIKYHHLRALIHRPFLCMSRLHQSSRLFGELFQHNRSRIDEAELICITEAQEMAHLLHNIPDERSLVHDFPWWQMISCLICASSILVVAATFFEPSPASTSSELRTKTFDEDAETCLKVFEALSTNSKAAFCAKSMLKSLQQLKVKSKVRRVENEPAQTSVKSAITSSSSKLGNPPGDLNLWQQWPSEISDTMQWSAQYLDLPQDYLPNFEFGLQEPGWQSQPDNSGLWHDSC is encoded by the exons ATGAATCTGAAAGAGAGACTGGACGAGCGCCAGCGGTCAGACATAGAGGCATCCCATGCGTATATCCAAAGCCATCTCCCTCTGCGATTCTCGTCCAGCAACGAGCCCCAAGCGTCGGAATCGAATCTTCCTCTGAGCACTCATACATACGTCGGCACTGCCAGCGACACGCACTTCTTCAATACGATCAAACATGCCATGAGCGCAAACCTGGAAACCTCGAAATACCGCCCTGACACAGAACGGTACGACCAGCCTGATTCATTGCGAGGGATCCCCCGAATCCGTAAGCCGCTCAAGCTGCCCTCTGCCAAACTGTGCCACCAGTATCTTGACATCTTCTTCTCTACTATTCATTGTGCATTCCCATTTCTCAGTCGATCCACAGTGGAAGAGCGACTGGAGAGAATATCTGCCGATGGCGCCAGTGACATAGATCCATCCTGGACTGCGCAGTTGA GCTTTCTCTTCGCTATCGGTGCTTGCTATACCTCTCTCACGGAGTCCGCCCGCCTTGACGATATACCGCATCAGCAGTACTTTGCCCAGGGCCTCTTGTTCTTCGATGAGATGTACAGCAACTCTTCGCTGCAGAATGTGTCGCTTATTCTGACTCAGTGTTTCTATCTACTGGCCACATGCCAGACAGATCG GGCCTGGAACATCCTAGGCCTTGCCATCCGCATGGCCCAAAGCCTGGGCTTACACGTAGGAGCATCACAATGGGGCACTGTTGAGGAAATAAATCCACAGGTACAAGAAGAACGACGCAGAGTATGGTTCTCGCTCTACATCCTAGACCGGCTTCTTGCACTTCAACTGGGCCGCCCTGTAGGGATTCAGCAAGCCGACTTCCACGTCGAGCTCGCATCGAGGGCAGAAGATATTCGCCGCATCAATTCACAATACTCAGATGAACCAGGCGTTGCGTCGTCAATGGACTACTTTCTCTCGCTGATCGAGTTCTCCCACATTGTCGGCCGCGTGAACACAGAGCTCTATCAACCAGTTGAAGCAGAGCTGTCCTCAAAGAAGCTGCTATTCAGCACTGCCTCTCTCGACTGGGATCTTGTCCAGTGGAAAgaccatcttcctcaccaTCTGCGATTCGATCTTGGGCATACCCTCGAGAGATCCCTCGTCTTTCGACGCCAG CGGAACATGTTCGCTATCAAATATCACCACCTGCGCGCTCTAATCCACAGACCATTCCTATGTATGTCACGTCTACACCAAAGCAGCCGTCTATTCGGGGAGCTATTCCAACACAACCGCTCCAGAATCGACGAGGCCGAGTTGATCTGCATCACAGAAGCACAGGAAATGGCGCACCTCCTACACAACATCCCCGATGAAAGGAGCCTGGTCCACGATTTCCCATGGTGGCAGATGATATCGTGCTTGATATGCGCCAGCTCGATTCTCGTCGTTGCAGCGACCTTCTTCGAGCCCAGCCCTGCATCTACATCTTCAGAACTGCGAACCAAGACATTCGACGAAGACGCCGAAACATGTCTAAAGGTATTCGAAGCCTTAAGTACAAACTCGAAGGCTGCCTTCTGCGCCAAGTCCATGCTGAAGAGTCTGCAGCAGCTAAAAGTGAAATCCAAAG TTCGGCGAGTTGAGAACGAGCCTGCCCAGACCAGTGTTAAGAGTGCAATCACATCAAGTTCCAGCAAACTGGGGAATCCCCCCGGTGACCTGAACTTGTGGCAACAATGGCCAAGCGAGATATCAGACACCATGCAATGGTCAGCGCAGTATCTTGATTTGCCGCAGGACTATCTCCCCAATTTTGAATTCGGTCTGCAGGAGCCTGGCTGGCAGAGTCAACCGGATAATTCTGGATTATGGCATGATAGCTGTTGA
- a CDS encoding Zn(II)2Cys6 transcription factor domain-containing protein (COG:K;~EggNog:ENOG410PNYA;~InterPro:IPR001138,IPR036864;~go_function: GO:0000981 - DNA-binding transcription factor activity, RNA polymerase II-specific [Evidence IEA];~go_function: GO:0008270 - zinc ion binding [Evidence IEA];~go_process: GO:0006355 - regulation of transcription, DNA-templated [Evidence IEA]) produces MGRRTDSESAHSQDTLERKRTAKACDRCRLKKTKVRSKTLGGNIVKWILQCRGSQPCDRCTLDNAICTFDRSRKVCQRTYPKGYVELLEKQQDVLVCGLQKLYAIACDGGLRTKPVENTQDGRPLTTDILSWLGEFDTGKQSPFCDTEGLKQLILDQGNSTSTTAEDFEWTSELSCSVQYRTDEDAMAKTVEVPDYDSESMSFTDGFYCDPGMDLGMDWDRELFWPSNSLT; encoded by the exons ATGGGCCGACGTACGGATTCAGAGTCTGCGCATTCCCAGGACACTCTTGAGCGCAAGAGAACAGCCAAAGCATGCGACAGGTGTCGattgaagaaaacaaaggtACGATCCAAGACACTTGGTGGCAACATCGTTAAATGGATTTTGCAGTGCAGAGGGAGTCAGCCGTGTGACCGATGTACGTTAGACAACGCGATATGTACATTCGATCGCTCACGCAAGGTCTGCCAGAGAACATATCCCAAGGG CTACGTTGAGTTACTGGAGAAACAGCAAGACGTTCTTGTTTGCGGTCTCCAGAAATTGTATGCCATTGCATGCGATGGAGGACTACGAACGAAGCCGGTAGAGAACACGCAGGATGGACGCCCTCTCACTACGGATATTCTTTCCTGGCTGGGAGAGTTCGACACAGGCAAGCAGAGTCCTTTCTGTGACACAGAAGGTCTGAAGCAGTTGATATTGGACCAAGGGAATTCTACCTCAACTACAGCTGAAGACTTCGAGTGGACCAGCGAGTTGAGTTGCAGTGTGCAATATCGTACAGACGAAGACGCGATGGCCAAAACTGTCGAAGTGCCAGATTATGATAGCGAGAGCATGTCCTTTACCGACGGCTTTTACTGCGACCCAGGCATGGACTTGGGGATGGACTGGGATCGTGAATTATTCTGGCCATCTAATAGCTTGACCTGA
- a CDS encoding uncharacterized protein (COG:V;~EggNog:ENOG410PHYI;~InterPro:IPR006094,IPR036318,IPR016169,IPR016166, IPR016167,IPR007173;~PFAM:PF01565;~SECRETED:SignalP(1-15);~go_component: GO:0016020 - membrane [Evidence IEA];~go_function: GO:0003885 - D-arabinono-1,4-lactone oxidase activity [Evidence IEA];~go_function: GO:0016491 - oxidoreductase activity [Evidence IEA];~go_function: GO:0050660 - flavin adenine dinucleotide binding [Evidence IEA];~go_function: GO:0071949 - FAD binding [Evidence IEA];~go_process: GO:0055114 - oxidation-reduction process [Evidence IEA]) — MRLALSLFALPLVVGEPYNTFDGPGFPACNEVAAVKTPETVDEIQSLIHDAIDAGQQVRASGKAHMWYDTMCSDDPNTVIIQTENVNKIYDLDLDAGTVIIEAGVTFLQLADYLHERGASAGYTLVNWNITLAGCVAMGAHRSSIREDSMVASGVLSLDIIDGNGELRHLERDDSDEWLAASTSLGLLGVIVRMKFKIYPDFKVYADQKTLDDDEVLDGDIYGMIAPYATANFWWWPYKRKFHWRYYDVVDNDINEQQGFQNTFSVTPLEASAIKALWNSGKYLATSNMLAEEILFGQWESPNFREKTTNKDISEWPVYGWNYDVLIGGLYPDQKPVWEHGLNGDTLELAFPVTQANAVLKRARELFDDELKKGLVMTSTYRSGINIKFGRPYFDLLGQVTYNTSDGADWTKGAIMFDFPSYKPSVGDGSRFNEPFYETFVKALVKEFPCRPHWTKNTREVFELAKINLDKDHLARFKAVREKFDPKGLYRSVVGEIIGVYD; from the exons ATGCGCCTGGCCTTGTCTCTGTTTGCCCTCCCGCTCGTGGTGGGAGAGCCCTACAACACCTTCGATGGCCCTGGCTTCCCTGCCTGCAACGAGGTCGCTGCTGTCAAGACCCCAGAAACTGTAGATGAGATCCAGTCGCTCATCCACGATGCCATCGACGCCGGCCAGCAGGTGCGCGCGTCCGGCAAGGCACACATGTGGTACGACACCATGTGCTCCGACGACCCCAACACGGTGATTATCCAGACGGAGAATGTCAACAAGATCTATgatctcgatctcgatgCTGGAACTGTCATCATCGAGGCCGGCGTCACCTTTCTCCAGCTGGCGGACTACCTGCACGAGCGAGGCGCATCG GCCGGCTATACCTTGGTCAACTGGAACATCACCCTGGCTGGCTGCGTCGCCATGGGTGCCCATCGCTCCTCCATTCGCGAAGACTCGATGGTCGCCTCGGGGGTGCTGTCGCTGGATATCATCGATGGCAACGGCGAGCTCCGTCACCTCGAGCgcgacgacagcgacgagtGGCTCGCTGCGTCCACCTCGCTCGGTCTACTCGGCGTTATTGTCCGGATGAAGTTCAAGATCTACCCTGACTTCAAGGTCTATGCCGACCAGAAGAC ActggacgacgacgaggtgTTGGACGGTGATATCTACGGCATGATTGCGCCTTATGCGACCGCGAACTTTTGG TGGTGGCCGTATAAGAGAAAGTTCCACTGGCGATACTACGACGTCGTTGACAACGATATCAACGAGCAGCAAGGCTTCCAAAACACCTTCTCCGTCACACCTCTCGAGGCCTCTGCAATCAAGGCTCTCTGGAATAGCGGTAAATACCTGGCCACGTCCAATATGCTGGCAGAGGAAATCCTCTTTGGGCAGTGGGAGTCTCCCAACTTCCGCGAGAAGACGACCAACAAGGACATCAGCGAATGGCCTGTATACGGATGGAACTACGATGTCCTCATCGGCGGCCTCTATCCCGACCAGAAGCCGGTATGGGAGCACGGTCTGAATGGAGACACCCTCGAGCTCGCCTTCCCAGTCACCCAGGCGAATGCTGTGTTGAAACGCGCCCGCGAGCTGTTTGACGACGAGCTCAAGAAGGGCCTCGTCATGACATCGACCTACCGCAGcggcatcaacatcaagtTCGGCCGTCCGTACTTTGATTTGCTGGGCCAGGTCACTTACAACACCTCTGACGGCGCAGACTGGACAAAGGGCGCGATCATGTTCGACTTTCCCAGCTACAAGCCGAGCGTTGGGGATGGATCTCGCTTCAACGAGCCGTTCT ACGAAACCTTTGTAAAGGCCCTGGTCAAGGAGTTCCCCTGCCGTCCACATTGGACCAAAAACACCCGAGAGGTGTTTGAACTGGCCAAAATCAATCTGGATAAAGAC CATCTTGCTCGCTTCAAGGCCGTTCGAGAGAAGTTCGACCCAAAGGGCCTCTATCGTAGCGTAGTTGGCGAGATCATCGGGGTCTACGATTGA
- a CDS encoding GFA family protein (COG:S;~EggNog:ENOG410PS03;~InterPro:IPR011057,IPR006913;~PFAM:PF04828;~go_function: GO:0016846 - carbon-sulfur lyase activity [Evidence IEA]) has product MPDTGAQKPDNAGSCLCEAVKFKLYGKPLQCAVCHCDSCQQFSGSAFMVNCWYNQENVQIVRGDTLATFHEGGTSSGSTMRRSFCRACGSSVFQQTGDLYEAGIVSVASGTMLDRSEAIPSLEVWCRNRRPWLALTHSGETKETQ; this is encoded by the exons ATGCCAGACACAGGAGCACAGAAACCAGACAACGCTGGATCGTGTCTCTGCGAGGCCGTCAAATTCAAGCTGTATGGGAAGCCCCTGCAGTGCGCGGTGTGCCACTGCGACAGCTGCCAGCAGTTCAGCGGGTCGGCGTTTATGGTTAACTGCTGGTATAACCAGGAG AATGTCCAAATCGTCCGCGGAGATACCCTGGCCACATTCCACGAAGGCGGCACCAGCAGTGGCTCAACGATGCGTCGCTCGTTCTGCAGGGCGTGTGGATCCAGCGTGTTCCAGCAGACCGGCGACTTGTACGAAGCTGGCATAGTCTCCGTGGCCAGTGGGACGATGCTCGATCGCAGTGAAGCTATCCCCAGCCTCGAGGTCTGGTGCCGGAACAGGCGGCCCTGGCTGGCTCTCACGCATTCGGGAGAAACGAAGGAGACCCAATAG